The following are from one region of the Methanomassiliicoccales archaeon LGM-DZ1 genome:
- a CDS encoding glutamine synthetase III: MQNFRFIAVESAISKVPSKAEPPAKETSAYYGCNVFDRRAMRKYLSEETRRSIYETVERGATLDRNVANHVAEGMKRWAMDLGATHYTHWFQPLTGGTAEKHDSFADPRGHGESIEKFEGKLLFQQEPDASSFPSGGLRNTFEARGYTAWDPSSPAFVIGDTLCIPTVFVSYTGEALDYKTPLLKSVSAVTKATKDVLAYFGQGNEVVHSYLGWEQEYFLVDKDLYMQRPDLVMTDRTLVGHDSAKNQQLDDHYFAAIPPRVIEFMRDLEYEAYKLGIPVKTRHNEVAPNQFEIAPVYEEANLAIDHNLLLMSVMKNVAERHGFEVLLHEKPFAGINGSGKHCNWSLGTESGIGLMSPGKTDEENLRFLCFMANTLKAVYDNNALLKAAVLNADNAHRLGASEAPPAIISSFLGQQVSAAFEELLKSKDMVKIAGKKGYSLGIPQVPELLVDNTDRNRTSPFAFTGNRFEYRAVGSSANCSGPITVLNTILADQLVKFKAAVDKRIKSGTPVLQAVLDETRETYRAAKAVVFDGNGYSDEWKAEAAKRGLDCETSVPLCYNALDSKKTVKLFADTGVMTRVELESRKEVFLEIYSKKIAIEGRVLSDLTTNHVIPVAIAYQNILLQNVKNLKDIYGDKDFRKMAASQMDLIKCISDDISAAEGMVDELDALDSKLRSEADGIGSAEEYHDKMVPLLESIRKHVDSLEMMVDDQMWPLPKYRELLFIH; the protein is encoded by the coding sequence ATGCAGAACTTCAGGTTCATAGCGGTTGAGAGCGCGATTTCCAAGGTTCCGTCCAAGGCCGAGCCTCCCGCGAAGGAGACGTCGGCATACTACGGATGCAACGTCTTCGACAGGAGGGCCATGAGGAAGTACCTTTCCGAGGAGACCCGCAGGTCGATCTATGAGACCGTCGAAAGGGGAGCGACCCTCGACAGGAACGTCGCCAACCATGTCGCAGAGGGCATGAAGCGCTGGGCCATGGACCTGGGCGCCACCCACTACACCCACTGGTTCCAGCCCCTCACCGGCGGCACCGCCGAGAAGCACGACTCCTTCGCGGACCCCCGCGGCCACGGCGAGTCGATCGAGAAGTTCGAGGGGAAGCTGCTGTTCCAGCAGGAGCCGGACGCATCCTCGTTCCCCTCCGGCGGCCTGAGGAACACCTTCGAGGCCCGCGGCTACACCGCCTGGGACCCTTCGTCCCCTGCCTTCGTCATCGGCGACACCCTCTGCATCCCCACCGTCTTCGTCTCCTACACCGGCGAGGCCCTCGACTACAAGACCCCCCTCCTGAAGTCGGTCTCCGCGGTCACCAAGGCCACCAAGGATGTGCTGGCATATTTCGGACAGGGCAATGAGGTCGTCCACTCCTACCTCGGATGGGAGCAGGAGTACTTCCTGGTCGACAAGGACCTCTATATGCAGCGCCCCGACCTCGTCATGACCGACAGGACCCTCGTCGGCCACGACAGCGCGAAGAACCAGCAGCTCGACGACCACTACTTCGCGGCCATACCCCCCAGGGTGATCGAGTTCATGCGCGACCTCGAGTACGAGGCGTACAAGCTCGGCATCCCGGTGAAGACCCGCCACAACGAGGTCGCGCCCAACCAGTTCGAGATCGCCCCCGTTTACGAAGAGGCAAACCTCGCCATCGACCACAACCTCCTCCTCATGTCCGTCATGAAGAACGTCGCGGAGAGGCACGGCTTCGAGGTCCTCCTCCACGAGAAGCCCTTCGCGGGCATCAACGGATCCGGGAAGCACTGCAACTGGTCCCTCGGAACCGAGAGCGGCATCGGCCTGATGTCCCCCGGGAAGACCGACGAGGAGAACCTCAGGTTCCTCTGCTTCATGGCCAACACCCTCAAGGCCGTCTACGACAACAACGCCCTCCTCAAGGCCGCCGTGCTGAACGCCGACAACGCCCACAGGCTCGGCGCCTCCGAGGCCCCGCCCGCGATCATCTCCTCCTTCCTGGGACAGCAGGTCAGCGCCGCCTTCGAGGAGCTCCTGAAGTCCAAGGACATGGTCAAGATCGCCGGCAAGAAGGGATACAGCCTCGGCATACCGCAGGTCCCCGAGCTCCTCGTCGACAACACCGACAGGAACAGGACCTCGCCCTTCGCGTTCACCGGGAACAGGTTCGAGTACAGGGCCGTCGGGAGCAGCGCCAACTGCTCCGGACCCATCACCGTCCTCAACACGATCCTCGCCGACCAGCTCGTGAAGTTCAAGGCCGCGGTCGACAAGAGGATCAAGAGCGGCACGCCCGTCCTGCAGGCCGTCCTCGACGAGACCCGCGAGACCTACAGGGCAGCCAAGGCCGTCGTCTTCGACGGAAACGGCTACTCCGACGAGTGGAAGGCCGAGGCCGCCAAGAGGGGCCTCGACTGCGAGACCTCCGTCCCCCTGTGCTACAACGCCCTCGACTCCAAGAAGACCGTCAAGCTCTTCGCCGACACCGGTGTCATGACCCGCGTTGAGCTCGAGAGCAGGAAGGAGGTCTTCCTGGAGATCTATTCCAAGAAGATCGCCATCGAGGGAAGGGTCCTGAGCGACCTGACCACCAACCACGTGATCCCCGTCGCCATCGCGTACCAGAACATCCTCCTCCAGAACGTCAAGAACCTCAAGGACATCTACGGGGACAAGGACTTCCGCAAGATGGCGGCCTCCCAGATGGACCTCATCAAGTGCATCTCCGATGACATCTCCGCCGCCGAGGGCATGGTCGACGAGCTCGACGCCCTCGACTCGAAGCTGAGGTCCGAGGCCGACGGCATCGGTTCCGCCGAGGAGTACCACGACAAGATGGTCCCGCTGCTCGAGAGCATCAGGAAGCATGTCGACAGCCTCGAGATGATGGTCGACGACCAGATGTGGCCCCTGCCCAAGTACAGGGAGCTCCTCTTCATCCACTGA
- the gltB gene encoding glutamate synthase large subunit has product MAAGLADPEGKDSCGVGMVVSVAGAADHGIVEAGLRVLERLAHRGAENADGLTGDGAGITVQIPHAFYQKLGIPLPAPGSYGTGIIFLPKDPKAAEAAWDRFRRACAENGLSIFADREVPADHSVPGPLALASEPLMRQAFVVGGCGGIDLERKLFRARKRAEALNSAVPDFYVCSLSTRTIVYKGMLTPGQVRAYFPDLSDPVFASSVAMVHSRFSTNTSPMWKLAQPFRMLCHNGEINTIRGNRAWMGAREGLLSSPAFPDVSDFSPIVQPGMSDSASLDNVFEFFTLSGMSAPNALTSMIPESWNSKNPIPDSLKAYYEYCSILMEPWDGPAAVLFTDGRFAGGMLDRNGLRPVRYAVIDSGLFVLSSEAGVLDVPSEHIAESGRIRPGKMILVDTEEGRIIRDPEIKGALASAYPYRDWLEKNRIDLGDVSSGRSVDRSVPGARRLMAEFSWSEEDIDRIILPTIEKMKEPVSSAGSDIPLPVLSSMPQSFFNYFRQSFAQVTNPAIDPIREELVMSVTGYIGSIHHDLLVPAPENCRIVKVRHPIITDREIDLLRNLRYRGFSTSTIQIVFPVSDGPAGLEKALERICAQAEEAVSDGISYIILSDRGVDAAHAAVPSLLATAAVHQRLLEKKRRVETGIIVETGEVRETEHVALLFAYGANLVNPYLAYCEVESLSLAGRTGYDPDTAEYRYARALENGLKKIMSKMGISTIRSYRGTCLFEAVGLDRGLCNKYLCGTRSCVGGIGLKEIAETVLARHAEAFASELPDGLPQTGVYTPVRGGERHAWSVEAVRLLHAAASDADGSAYDRFAEHADLGDGLFYLRDLLEPAAGRPADISEVEPAGSILSRFVVEAMSFGAISKEAHETAAEAANMLGARSNCGEGGEDPSRPAAKASKVRQVASGRFGVDTEYLASAEEIQIKCAQGAKPGEGGQLMGFKVDSVIAATRHTLPGVTLISPPPHHDIYSIEDLKQLILDLRCVNPSAKISVKLVSEAGVGTVASGVAKAGADIILISGGDGGTGAAPMSSMRYAGMPWEVGLAEAQQTLMANGLRGRVRLQVDGQLRTGRDVVVAALLGAEEYGFATSVLVSMGCVMCRKCQTNKCPAGIATQDPVLRKKFKGTPQGVARYLTDIAEDVRRRIAAMGFRSLSEIIGRADLLGLRSVEGPASSLDLSPLLHMEKGERELGPGQPDMLSEQIDRVIMSDAMPEIRRGGTVSLSYAVRNTDRSVGAMLSGEIKRLGLRPSDGSVRLFFKGTAGQSFGAFLTEGITLELDGMANDYIGKGLSGGRIAVFRSGCEDPGVLAGNTAMYGATAGELYVAGSAGERFCVRNSGAIAVAEGVGDHCCEYMTGGRVVVLGHCGRNFAAGMSAGIAYVLNDDGDFDRHCNMDMVELEALDVPKDCAELRGILENHVKYTGSALAKSLLADWPAACRRFLKVIPVGYKMLLKDESN; this is encoded by the coding sequence ATGGCCGCAGGTCTCGCGGACCCCGAGGGGAAGGACTCCTGCGGGGTCGGGATGGTCGTCTCGGTGGCGGGCGCCGCGGACCACGGCATCGTGGAGGCAGGCCTCCGCGTGCTCGAGCGCCTGGCGCACCGCGGCGCGGAGAACGCGGACGGCCTGACCGGCGACGGCGCCGGCATCACCGTCCAGATCCCCCACGCCTTCTACCAGAAGCTCGGCATTCCCCTGCCCGCCCCCGGGTCCTACGGGACGGGCATAATCTTCCTGCCGAAGGACCCCAAGGCCGCGGAGGCGGCATGGGACCGCTTCCGCAGGGCATGCGCCGAGAACGGCCTGAGCATTTTCGCGGACAGGGAGGTCCCGGCGGACCACTCCGTCCCCGGCCCTCTGGCACTTGCATCCGAGCCTCTCATGAGGCAGGCGTTCGTTGTAGGCGGGTGCGGAGGCATAGATCTGGAGAGGAAGCTCTTCCGCGCCAGGAAGAGGGCGGAGGCGCTCAACTCCGCAGTGCCGGATTTCTATGTCTGCAGCCTCTCCACCCGCACGATCGTCTACAAGGGGATGCTGACCCCGGGGCAGGTCCGCGCCTACTTCCCGGACCTCAGCGACCCCGTCTTCGCCAGCTCCGTGGCCATGGTGCATTCCAGGTTCAGCACCAACACCTCGCCGATGTGGAAGCTGGCCCAGCCGTTCCGCATGCTGTGCCACAACGGGGAGATCAACACCATCCGCGGCAACCGCGCGTGGATGGGCGCCAGGGAGGGGCTCCTGTCGAGCCCCGCCTTCCCGGACGTCTCCGACTTCTCGCCCATCGTCCAGCCGGGCATGAGCGACAGCGCTTCCCTGGACAACGTCTTCGAGTTCTTCACGCTCAGCGGCATGTCGGCGCCCAACGCGCTGACGTCGATGATCCCGGAGTCCTGGAACAGCAAGAACCCCATACCGGACTCCCTCAAGGCATATTACGAGTACTGCTCCATACTCATGGAGCCCTGGGACGGCCCCGCCGCCGTCCTGTTCACCGACGGCAGGTTCGCCGGCGGGATGCTGGACAGGAACGGCCTCCGCCCCGTGCGCTATGCGGTTATCGACAGCGGCCTGTTCGTCCTCTCCTCGGAGGCGGGCGTCCTCGACGTCCCCTCGGAGCATATCGCGGAATCGGGCAGGATCCGCCCCGGCAAGATGATCCTCGTGGACACCGAGGAGGGCCGCATCATCAGGGACCCGGAGATCAAGGGCGCCCTTGCCTCGGCCTATCCGTACCGCGACTGGCTCGAGAAGAACAGGATCGACCTCGGGGACGTGTCCTCCGGGCGCTCCGTCGACCGCTCCGTCCCCGGCGCCCGCCGCCTGATGGCGGAGTTCAGCTGGTCCGAGGAGGACATCGACAGGATTATCCTCCCGACCATAGAGAAGATGAAGGAACCGGTCTCGTCGGCCGGCTCCGACATCCCCCTGCCTGTGCTGTCCTCGATGCCGCAGAGCTTCTTCAATTACTTCAGGCAGTCCTTCGCGCAGGTCACCAACCCCGCGATAGACCCCATCCGCGAGGAGCTCGTCATGTCGGTCACCGGCTACATCGGGTCGATCCACCACGACCTGCTCGTCCCGGCGCCGGAGAACTGCCGCATCGTGAAGGTCCGCCACCCGATCATCACCGACAGGGAGATCGACCTGCTGAGGAACCTCCGTTACCGCGGATTCTCCACTTCGACCATCCAGATCGTGTTCCCGGTATCGGACGGCCCCGCCGGCCTCGAGAAGGCCCTCGAGAGGATATGCGCCCAGGCCGAGGAGGCCGTTTCGGACGGGATATCATACATCATCCTGTCGGACCGCGGCGTGGACGCCGCCCATGCGGCGGTCCCGTCGCTGCTGGCCACCGCTGCCGTCCACCAGCGCCTCCTCGAGAAGAAGAGGAGGGTCGAGACCGGCATAATCGTCGAGACCGGCGAGGTCAGGGAGACCGAGCACGTCGCCCTGCTGTTCGCGTACGGCGCGAACCTCGTCAACCCGTACCTGGCATACTGCGAGGTCGAGTCCCTCTCCCTGGCCGGGAGGACCGGCTACGACCCGGACACGGCGGAGTACCGCTACGCCCGCGCGCTCGAGAACGGCCTCAAGAAGATCATGTCCAAGATGGGCATAAGCACCATCCGCTCGTACCGCGGGACCTGCCTGTTCGAGGCCGTCGGCCTCGACCGCGGGCTCTGCAACAAGTACCTCTGCGGCACCAGGTCCTGCGTCGGCGGCATCGGGCTGAAGGAGATAGCCGAGACCGTCCTCGCCCGCCACGCCGAGGCGTTCGCCTCCGAGCTGCCGGACGGCCTCCCCCAGACCGGGGTCTACACCCCGGTCAGGGGAGGGGAGAGGCATGCCTGGTCCGTCGAGGCCGTCAGGCTCCTCCATGCCGCGGCCTCCGACGCCGACGGCAGCGCCTACGACAGGTTCGCCGAGCATGCGGACCTGGGCGACGGCCTGTTCTACCTCCGCGACCTGCTCGAGCCGGCAGCCGGCAGGCCTGCAGACATCTCCGAGGTCGAGCCTGCCGGGTCCATCCTCAGCAGGTTCGTCGTGGAAGCGATGTCCTTCGGCGCCATCAGCAAGGAGGCCCACGAGACGGCCGCCGAGGCCGCCAACATGCTGGGGGCCCGCAGCAACTGCGGAGAAGGAGGGGAGGACCCCTCCCGCCCCGCCGCCAAGGCATCCAAGGTCCGCCAGGTGGCGTCCGGGCGCTTCGGCGTCGACACGGAGTACCTGGCATCGGCCGAGGAGATCCAGATCAAGTGCGCCCAGGGCGCCAAGCCCGGAGAGGGCGGGCAGCTCATGGGGTTCAAGGTGGACTCCGTCATCGCGGCCACCCGCCACACCCTGCCGGGCGTTACCCTGATCTCCCCTCCGCCGCACCACGATATCTATTCGATCGAGGACCTGAAGCAGCTCATCCTCGACCTCAGGTGCGTGAACCCGTCCGCGAAGATCAGCGTCAAGCTCGTCTCCGAGGCTGGCGTGGGCACCGTCGCCTCCGGCGTTGCCAAGGCCGGGGCGGACATCATCCTCATCTCAGGCGGCGACGGAGGGACCGGAGCCGCCCCCATGTCGTCCATGCGCTACGCGGGGATGCCCTGGGAGGTCGGTCTCGCCGAAGCTCAGCAGACCCTCATGGCCAACGGCCTCCGCGGCCGCGTCAGGCTGCAGGTCGACGGGCAGCTCAGGACCGGGCGCGACGTCGTGGTCGCCGCCCTGCTGGGCGCCGAGGAGTACGGCTTCGCGACGTCCGTCCTCGTGTCCATGGGATGTGTCATGTGCCGCAAGTGCCAGACCAACAAGTGCCCCGCAGGCATCGCCACCCAGGACCCGGTGCTGAGGAAGAAGTTCAAGGGGACGCCGCAGGGCGTCGCCCGCTACCTCACGGACATCGCGGAGGACGTCAGGCGCCGCATCGCCGCCATGGGATTCCGCTCGCTGTCCGAGATCATCGGCCGCGCGGACCTGCTGGGTCTGCGCAGCGTCGAAGGCCCCGCCTCCTCCCTGGACCTTTCCCCGCTCCTGCATATGGAGAAGGGCGAGAGGGAACTCGGCCCCGGCCAGCCCGACATGCTGTCGGAGCAGATCGACCGCGTGATCATGTCCGATGCCATGCCCGAGATCCGCAGGGGCGGGACGGTCTCCCTATCCTACGCGGTCAGGAACACCGACCGCTCGGTCGGGGCGATGCTCTCGGGCGAGATCAAGAGGCTGGGCCTCCGTCCGTCCGACGGCTCGGTCAGGCTGTTCTTCAAAGGGACGGCCGGGCAGAGCTTCGGAGCCTTCCTGACCGAGGGCATAACCCTGGAGCTCGACGGGATGGCCAACGATTACATCGGAAAGGGGCTGTCGGGCGGCAGGATCGCCGTCTTCAGGTCCGGATGCGAAGACCCAGGAGTGCTGGCCGGGAACACCGCCATGTACGGGGCCACCGCCGGTGAGCTCTATGTCGCGGGATCCGCGGGAGAGAGGTTCTGCGTCCGCAACAGCGGCGCGATAGCCGTCGCCGAGGGCGTCGGGGACCATTGCTGCGAGTACATGACCGGAGGGCGCGTCGTCGTCCTCGGGCACTGCGGCAGGAACTTCGCCGCCGGTATGTCCGCGGGAATAGCCTATGTCCTCAACGATGACGGCGATTTCGACCGCCACTGCAACATGGACATGGTCGAGCTCGAGGCGCTGGACGTCCCGAAGGACTGCGCCGAGCTGAGAGGGATCCTCGAGAACCACGTCAAGTACACCGGGAGCGCGCTGGCGAAGTCCCTCCTGGCCGATTGGCCGGCGGCCTGCCGCAGGTTCCTGAAGGTCATCCCCGTCGGTTACAAGATGCTCCTGAAAGACGAGAGCAACTGA